From Saccharothrix espanaensis DSM 44229, the proteins below share one genomic window:
- a CDS encoding phytoene desaturase family protein, which yields MGDDVDAVVIGSGPNGLVAANLLADAGWEVAVLEAADEPGGAVRTAELTAPGFHNDVFSAFYPLGVGSPVLAGLELERHGLRWRHAPDVLAHVLPDDRAVLLSRDLDRTAASVESFGAGDGAAWRAEFVAWQRVREHLMEALTRPFPPVRAGAGLLRALGAAEALRFARMAVQPVRSYAGERFTGEGAPLLVAGNAMHTDLGPDDAGGTMFGWLLSMLGQDVGFPVPEGGAGRLTAALVRRLGGKVQCSRAVDRVVVAGGRALGVRDAAGGLVRARRAVLADVPAPALYLGLVGPDHLPARLVADLAGFAWDHATVKVDWALSGPIPWTATEARGAGTVHLGGDLNGLSASSTELTTGRLPRTPFLILGQMTTADPTRSPAGTEAAWAYTHVPRGEKWTPDRARRRADRVEALIEHHAPGFRDLVLARSVQGPAELAARNASLVGGSTNAGSAALHQQLVFRPVPGTGRPDTPVDRLFLAGASAHPGGGVHGAAGANAARAALARNGFAGDGYRLAMRGLHRLLYP from the coding sequence GTGGGCGACGACGTGGACGCGGTGGTGATCGGGTCCGGCCCGAACGGGCTGGTCGCGGCGAACCTGCTGGCCGACGCGGGCTGGGAGGTCGCGGTGCTGGAAGCCGCCGACGAGCCCGGCGGCGCGGTGCGCACCGCCGAGCTGACCGCGCCCGGCTTTCACAACGACGTGTTCAGCGCGTTCTACCCGCTGGGCGTCGGCTCCCCGGTGTTGGCCGGGCTGGAGCTGGAACGGCACGGGCTGCGCTGGCGGCACGCGCCGGACGTGCTCGCCCACGTGCTGCCCGACGACCGGGCCGTGCTGCTCTCCCGCGACCTCGACCGGACCGCCGCGTCGGTCGAGTCCTTCGGCGCCGGCGACGGGGCCGCGTGGCGGGCGGAGTTCGTTGCCTGGCAACGGGTTCGCGAGCACCTGATGGAGGCGCTCACCCGGCCGTTCCCGCCGGTGCGCGCCGGTGCCGGGCTGCTGCGCGCGCTCGGCGCGGCCGAGGCGCTGCGGTTCGCGCGGATGGCGGTGCAGCCGGTCCGGTCCTACGCCGGCGAGCGGTTCACCGGCGAGGGCGCGCCGCTGTTGGTGGCGGGCAACGCGATGCACACCGACCTGGGCCCGGACGACGCGGGCGGCACGATGTTCGGCTGGCTGCTGTCGATGCTCGGCCAGGACGTCGGCTTCCCGGTGCCCGAGGGCGGCGCCGGCCGGCTGACCGCGGCGCTGGTGCGCCGGCTGGGCGGCAAGGTCCAGTGCAGCCGCGCGGTCGACCGGGTCGTGGTCGCCGGCGGGCGGGCGCTCGGCGTGCGCGACGCCGCGGGCGGCCTGGTGCGGGCCCGGCGGGCGGTGCTGGCGGACGTGCCCGCGCCGGCCCTCTACCTCGGCCTCGTCGGTCCGGACCACCTGCCCGCCCGGCTGGTGGCCGACCTGGCGGGCTTCGCCTGGGACCACGCGACGGTCAAGGTGGACTGGGCGCTGTCCGGGCCGATCCCGTGGACGGCGACCGAGGCGCGCGGCGCGGGCACCGTCCACCTGGGCGGCGACCTCAACGGCCTGTCCGCGTCGAGCACGGAGCTGACCACCGGGCGGCTGCCGCGCACCCCGTTCCTGATCCTGGGCCAGATGACCACGGCCGACCCGACTCGGTCGCCGGCGGGCACCGAAGCGGCCTGGGCGTACACCCACGTGCCGCGCGGCGAGAAGTGGACGCCGGACCGGGCACGCCGTCGGGCGGACCGGGTCGAGGCGCTCATCGAGCACCACGCGCCGGGCTTCCGCGACCTGGTGCTGGCCCGCTCGGTGCAGGGCCCGGCGGAGTTGGCGGCGCGCAACGCGAGCCTGGTCGGCGGCTCGACCAACGCGGGTTCGGCGGCGCTGCACCAGCAACTGGTGTTCCGCCCGGTGCCGGGCACGGGCCGGCCGGACACCCCGGTCGACCGGCTGTTCCTGGCCGGCGCGTCGGCGCACCCGGGCGGTGGCGTGCACGGCGCGGCAGGCGCGAACGCGGCACGAGCGGCGTTGGCGCGCAACGGTTTCGCGGGCGACGGCTACCGGCTGGCGATGCGCGGCCTGCACCGCCTGCTCTACCCCTGA
- a CDS encoding Tex family protein — translation MPGVTTAIHQRIADELGVRAGQVGAAVDLLDGGSTVPFIARYRKEATGALDDTQLRTLEERLGYLRELEERRAAVLDSIRSQGKLDDALEASILAADSKARLEDLYLPYKPKRRTKAQIAREQGLEPLADGLLNDPTTDPQEAAQAYLTEEVADAAAALQGARAILVERFGEDGDLIGELRERMWGMGQVAAKVREGKEEEGAKFADYFDFSEPFTKLPSHRILALLRGEKEEVLDLQFDAGDAEEPTGYEARIASRFGVDDRGRPADRWLSDTVRWAWRTRILVHLGIDLRSRLRQFAEDEAVRVFASNLRDLLLAAPAGTRATMGLDPGFRTGVKVAVVDATGKVVATDTIFPHVPANRWDESIAKIAALAKKHDVELIAIGNGTASRETDKLAADVLKRHADLKLTKVVVSEAGASVYSASAFASAELPGMDVSLRGAVSIARRLQDPLAELVKIDPKSIGVGQYQHDLSESKLSRSLDAVVEDCVNAVGVDLNTASAPLLTRVSGITAGLAENIVQHRDSNGPFRSRTALKDVPRLGPKAFEQCAGFLRIPNGDDPLDGSSVHPEAYPVVRRIQQHAKAELIGNTAVLKSLRPADFVDEKFGLPTITDILRELEKPGRDPRPAFKTATFADGVEKLGDLQPGMVLEGVVTNVAAFGAFVDIGVHQDGLVHISALSDNYVKDPRDVVKSGDVVRVKVLEVDIPRKRIGLTLRLQDEPGRKAPQENRQQRGGGGGGGGRPRQQQPQRQQRQERPPANGAMAEALRRAGLGGGSK, via the coding sequence ATGCCTGGTGTGACCACAGCCATCCACCAGAGGATCGCCGACGAGCTGGGCGTGCGCGCCGGACAGGTCGGTGCGGCCGTCGACCTGCTCGACGGGGGCTCGACCGTGCCGTTCATCGCCCGCTACCGCAAGGAGGCGACCGGCGCGCTGGACGACACCCAGCTCCGGACGCTGGAAGAGCGGCTTGGCTACCTGCGCGAGCTGGAGGAGCGCCGGGCCGCGGTGCTCGACTCGATCCGGTCGCAGGGCAAGCTCGACGACGCGCTGGAAGCCTCGATCCTGGCCGCCGACTCCAAGGCCCGCCTCGAAGACCTCTACCTGCCCTACAAGCCCAAGCGGCGCACCAAGGCGCAGATCGCGCGCGAGCAGGGGCTCGAACCCCTCGCCGACGGGTTGTTGAACGATCCCACGACCGACCCGCAGGAGGCCGCGCAGGCGTACCTGACCGAGGAGGTCGCGGACGCCGCCGCCGCGCTTCAGGGCGCGCGGGCGATCCTGGTCGAGCGCTTCGGCGAGGACGGCGACCTGATCGGCGAGCTGCGCGAACGCATGTGGGGCATGGGCCAGGTCGCCGCCAAGGTCCGCGAGGGCAAGGAGGAGGAGGGCGCCAAGTTCGCCGACTACTTCGACTTCTCCGAGCCGTTCACCAAGCTCCCGTCGCACCGCATCCTCGCGCTGCTGCGCGGTGAGAAGGAGGAGGTCCTCGACCTCCAGTTCGACGCCGGCGACGCCGAGGAGCCCACCGGCTACGAGGCGCGCATCGCGTCCCGCTTCGGCGTGGACGACCGGGGCCGCCCGGCCGACCGCTGGCTGTCCGACACCGTGCGCTGGGCCTGGCGCACCCGGATCCTGGTCCACCTGGGCATCGACCTGCGCTCCCGGCTGCGCCAGTTCGCCGAGGACGAGGCGGTCCGGGTGTTCGCCTCGAACCTGCGCGACCTGCTGCTCGCCGCACCCGCCGGCACCCGCGCCACGATGGGGCTGGACCCCGGCTTCCGCACCGGCGTCAAGGTGGCCGTGGTGGACGCGACCGGCAAGGTCGTCGCCACCGACACGATCTTCCCGCACGTGCCCGCGAACCGCTGGGACGAGTCGATCGCCAAGATCGCCGCGTTGGCGAAGAAGCACGACGTGGAACTGATCGCGATCGGCAACGGCACCGCGTCCCGGGAGACCGACAAGCTCGCCGCCGACGTGCTCAAGCGGCACGCCGACCTCAAGCTGACCAAGGTCGTGGTGTCCGAGGCGGGCGCGTCGGTCTACTCCGCGTCGGCGTTCGCCTCCGCCGAACTGCCCGGCATGGACGTCTCGCTGCGCGGCGCGGTCAGCATCGCCCGCCGGTTGCAGGACCCGCTGGCCGAGCTGGTCAAGATCGACCCGAAGTCGATCGGCGTCGGCCAGTACCAGCACGACCTGTCCGAGTCGAAGCTCTCCCGCTCGCTGGACGCCGTGGTCGAGGACTGCGTGAACGCCGTCGGCGTCGACCTGAACACCGCGTCCGCGCCGCTGCTGACCCGCGTCTCGGGCATCACCGCGGGCCTCGCGGAGAACATCGTGCAGCACCGCGACTCCAACGGCCCGTTCCGGTCGCGGACCGCGCTCAAGGACGTGCCGCGCCTGGGGCCCAAGGCTTTCGAGCAGTGCGCGGGCTTCCTGCGCATCCCCAACGGCGACGACCCGCTGGACGGCTCGTCGGTGCACCCCGAGGCGTACCCGGTGGTGCGGCGCATCCAGCAGCACGCCAAGGCCGAGCTGATCGGCAACACCGCGGTGCTCAAGTCGTTGCGACCGGCCGACTTCGTGGACGAGAAGTTCGGTCTGCCGACCATCACCGACATCCTGCGCGAGCTGGAGAAGCCGGGGCGCGACCCGCGGCCGGCGTTCAAGACGGCGACCTTCGCCGACGGCGTGGAGAAGCTGGGCGACCTCCAGCCGGGCATGGTGCTGGAGGGCGTGGTGACCAACGTGGCCGCGTTCGGCGCGTTCGTCGACATCGGCGTGCACCAGGACGGCCTGGTGCACATCTCGGCGCTGTCGGACAACTACGTCAAGGACCCGCGCGACGTCGTGAAGTCCGGTGACGTGGTGCGGGTGAAGGTGCTGGAGGTCGACATCCCGCGCAAGCGGATCGGCCTGACGCTGCGGTTGCAGGACGAGCCGGGCCGCAAGGCACCGCAGGAAAACCGGCAGCAGCGCGGCGGCGGTGGCGGCGGTGGCGGCCGTCCTCGCCAGCAGCAGCCACAACGCCAGCAGCGCCAGGAACGCCCGCCCGCCAACGGCGCGATGGCCGAAGCCCTGCGCCGCGCCGGCCTCGGTGGCGGCTCGAAGTAG
- a CDS encoding LLM class flavin-dependent oxidoreductase: MRCGIVLPFFDAPDVASCAELAERAGWDGVFLAESVWGVDAWIALTAAAMRTSSLVVGTMLTPLPRVRPWDLASRVGTLDRLSGGRVRLAVGLGALHPGWTAFERDEGRAERALLLDEGLAVYDGLMRGQPFSFHGKRYRVEPTDFFPPPPPVQRPRVPVWVVGAHPRPVSLRRAARWDGLLPNIVGEGEARGPANPDELARIVADVRALREAEGLPWDGYDVIAEGVSPVDLDAWAQAGATWWIESDWETTPDAVRDRVAAGPPR; this comes from the coding sequence ATGCGTTGCGGAATCGTGCTGCCGTTCTTCGACGCCCCGGACGTGGCGTCGTGCGCCGAACTCGCCGAGCGGGCGGGGTGGGACGGGGTGTTCCTGGCCGAGTCGGTGTGGGGGGTCGACGCCTGGATCGCGTTGACCGCCGCGGCGATGCGCACGTCGTCGCTGGTCGTGGGCACGATGCTGACCCCGCTGCCCCGGGTCAGGCCGTGGGACTTGGCCTCCAGGGTGGGCACGCTGGACCGGTTGTCCGGCGGGCGGGTCCGGCTCGCGGTCGGGTTGGGCGCGCTGCACCCCGGCTGGACGGCGTTCGAGCGCGACGAGGGGCGGGCGGAGCGCGCGCTGCTGCTGGACGAGGGGCTCGCGGTCTACGACGGGTTGATGCGCGGGCAGCCGTTCTCCTTCCACGGCAAGCGCTACCGGGTCGAGCCGACGGACTTCTTCCCGCCGCCGCCTCCCGTGCAACGCCCGCGCGTGCCGGTCTGGGTGGTCGGCGCCCACCCCCGCCCGGTGTCGCTGCGGCGCGCCGCGCGCTGGGACGGCCTGCTGCCCAACATCGTCGGCGAAGGCGAGGCGCGCGGCCCGGCGAACCCGGACGAACTCGCGCGCATCGTGGCGGACGTGCGGGCCCTGCGGGAGGCCGAGGGTCTGCCGTGGGACGGGTACGACGTGATCGCCGAGGGCGTGAGCCCGGTCGACCTCGACGCCTGGGCGCAGGCCGGGGCGACGTGGTGGATCGAATCGGACTGGGAGACCACGCCGGACGCGGTCCGCGACCGAGTCGCCGCCGGCCCACCGCGCTGA
- a CDS encoding helix-turn-helix domain-containing protein — MVGWSIVVPHDQVARVEPLVFGSSAAPGVLSYSAHDNAGEPHHWTVAPLAAVTVMLDLVTPHRPDLPWSPVNGLRDRPLFASQEGRAVGITIGLSPLAAHALFGPLRGLTNTSVGLADLVPDAHLLAEHLAGLPTPQARFAALDHHLTTRIVEGHRPDPSVRHAWRRLAQTHGTLRIADLAAELGWTRQHLTARFHAEIGLPPKTAARVLRLHRAVTLLRDAPPATVAAECGYADQPHLNRDYLALTGTRPSDRTALRTTVS, encoded by the coding sequence ATGGTCGGCTGGTCGATCGTCGTGCCCCACGACCAGGTCGCGCGCGTCGAGCCCCTGGTGTTCGGCTCCTCGGCGGCTCCCGGCGTGCTGTCCTACAGCGCGCACGACAACGCCGGCGAACCCCACCACTGGACGGTCGCCCCGCTGGCCGCCGTGACCGTGATGCTCGACCTGGTGACCCCGCACCGCCCCGACCTGCCGTGGTCACCGGTGAACGGCCTGCGCGACCGTCCGCTGTTCGCGAGCCAGGAGGGCCGTGCGGTCGGCATCACCATCGGCCTCTCGCCGTTGGCCGCGCACGCCCTGTTCGGCCCGCTGCGCGGACTGACCAACACGTCGGTGGGCCTGGCAGACCTGGTGCCGGACGCCCACCTGCTGGCCGAGCACCTGGCCGGGCTGCCGACCCCGCAAGCCCGCTTCGCCGCCCTCGACCACCACCTGACCACCCGGATCGTCGAAGGCCACCGCCCCGACCCGAGCGTGCGCCACGCGTGGCGACGGTTGGCCCAGACCCACGGCACGCTGCGCATCGCCGACCTCGCCGCCGAGCTCGGCTGGACCAGGCAGCACCTGACCGCCCGGTTCCACGCCGAGATCGGCCTACCCCCGAAAACCGCCGCCCGCGTCCTGCGCCTGCACCGCGCGGTCACCCTGCTGCGCGACGCCCCACCCGCGACCGTCGCCGCCGAGTGCGGGTACGCCGACCAGCCCCACCTCAACCGCGACTACCTAGCCCTGACCGGCACCCGACCGTCCGACCGCACGGCCCTCCGCACCACAGTGTCGTAG
- a CDS encoding alpha/beta fold hydrolase, with protein sequence MDTGVFAGQEAENRYRAVYREVWATCPEPDEVLDVPTSFGPTRVYRFGSVGESLVLLPGMAATAAGWGAELARYADGHTVYAVDTLGEPGLSVQTAPIRTAVDRGLWVHEVVAGLGLARAHLVGASTGGWHATAAAVHAPQRVASVSLLDPTAVTVGFGFGVLWRAPLTRVLGWEWFLRWAGPGEDFRLVLAGIAEYRARPAPQVPFGDALRPVRVPVLAIFGRHSTVHNGERAARRMREFVPHAEVEVWECGHRIDAAERVARFVRRFGA encoded by the coding sequence ATGGACACGGGGGTATTCGCAGGCCAGGAAGCCGAGAATCGCTATCGGGCGGTCTACCGGGAGGTGTGGGCGACGTGCCCGGAACCCGACGAGGTGCTGGACGTGCCGACATCGTTCGGCCCGACAAGGGTCTACCGGTTCGGGTCGGTGGGGGAGTCGCTCGTGCTGCTGCCGGGCATGGCGGCCACCGCCGCCGGGTGGGGCGCGGAACTCGCCCGGTACGCCGACGGCCACACCGTCTACGCCGTCGACACGCTGGGGGAGCCCGGGTTGAGCGTGCAGACCGCGCCGATCCGGACCGCCGTCGACCGAGGGCTGTGGGTGCACGAGGTGGTCGCCGGGCTGGGGTTGGCGCGGGCGCACCTGGTCGGGGCGTCGACCGGCGGGTGGCACGCGACCGCAGCGGCGGTGCACGCGCCGCAGCGGGTCGCGTCGGTGAGCCTGCTCGACCCCACGGCGGTGACGGTCGGGTTCGGGTTCGGCGTGCTCTGGCGCGCGCCGCTGACCCGCGTGCTCGGCTGGGAGTGGTTCCTGCGGTGGGCCGGGCCGGGCGAGGACTTCCGGCTGGTCCTGGCCGGGATCGCGGAGTACCGGGCCCGGCCCGCGCCGCAGGTGCCGTTCGGCGACGCGCTGCGGCCGGTGCGGGTGCCCGTGCTCGCGATCTTCGGCCGGCACAGCACCGTGCACAACGGCGAACGCGCGGCGCGGCGGATGCGTGAGTTCGTGCCGCACGCCGAGGTCGAGGTCTGGGAGTGCGGGCACCGGATCGACGCCGCCGAGCGCGTCGCGCGATTCGTGCGACGATTCGGGGCGTGA
- a CDS encoding patatin-like phospholipase family protein, protein MIELPGPVGFVLGGGGSLGAGQVGMLRALAEHDVAPDLVVGTSVGSVNGALLALDPAHAFTRLGRIWEHMTRPRVFPGGLWAQARTLRQHRTHLFPNTGLAQVLAFGLDGAADFADLALPFGAVAVDSVAGTAVTLTSGDLVSAVLASAAIPGIYPPVHREGRVLYDGGVLANVPIRQALAMGAQSLVVLDCAFPGHLPSVPENIAETLLFWATLGMRNQAVLEVELASTSVPVLYLPGPPVQPVTPLDFGHTAELIASSYEASTRFLDTVAVAGPGLYGHPSGLR, encoded by the coding sequence GTGATCGAACTCCCCGGGCCGGTCGGGTTCGTGCTGGGCGGCGGTGGCAGCCTGGGCGCGGGCCAGGTCGGCATGCTGCGGGCGTTGGCGGAGCACGACGTCGCGCCGGACCTGGTCGTGGGCACGTCGGTGGGCTCGGTGAACGGCGCGCTGCTCGCGCTCGACCCGGCGCACGCGTTCACCCGGCTCGGCCGGATCTGGGAGCACATGACCCGGCCGAGGGTGTTCCCCGGCGGGCTGTGGGCGCAGGCCAGGACGTTGCGGCAGCACCGCACGCACCTGTTCCCGAACACCGGGCTGGCGCAGGTGCTGGCGTTCGGGCTGGACGGCGCGGCCGACTTCGCCGACCTGGCGCTGCCGTTCGGCGCGGTCGCGGTCGACTCGGTGGCCGGCACGGCGGTGACGCTGACGTCGGGCGACCTGGTGTCGGCGGTGCTGGCCAGCGCCGCCATCCCCGGCATCTACCCGCCCGTGCACCGCGAGGGACGGGTGCTCTACGACGGCGGGGTGCTGGCGAACGTGCCGATCCGGCAGGCGCTGGCGATGGGCGCGCAGTCGTTGGTGGTGCTGGACTGCGCGTTCCCCGGGCACCTGCCGTCGGTGCCGGAGAACATCGCCGAGACGCTGCTGTTCTGGGCCACGCTGGGGATGCGCAACCAGGCCGTGCTGGAGGTGGAGCTGGCGTCGACCTCGGTGCCGGTGCTGTACCTGCCGGGCCCGCCCGTGCAGCCGGTGACGCCGTTGGACTTCGGGCACACCGCCGAGCTGATCGCCTCGTCCTACGAGGCGTCCACGCGGTTCCTCGACACCGTCGCGGTGGCCGGGCCGGGCCTCTACGGCCACCCCTCGGGCCTGCGCTAG
- a CDS encoding DUF397 domain-containing protein, which translates to MTRSGWFKSSYSADNPACVEVRLTADATHVRDSKHPSGPRLSFSRTTWAKFLDRPTTG; encoded by the coding sequence GTGACGCGTTCCGGCTGGTTCAAGTCGAGCTACAGCGCCGACAACCCCGCGTGCGTCGAAGTGCGGCTGACCGCCGACGCCACCCACGTGCGCGACTCGAAGCACCCGTCCGGTCCACGGCTTTCCTTCTCCCGCACCACGTGGGCCAAGTTCCTGGACCGGCCGACCACCGGGTGA
- a CDS encoding helix-turn-helix domain-containing protein, with the protein MAPVSPTIAALELGLRLRERRESAGLTAAAAGRAVGNTQSYVSGVEMGKLKINDTKLTELAAVLDFTDAETAELHALREAAKQPGWWAPYSAMYNAEMLRFFGFEHGAESVRTYSTGLISGLLQTEAYALAVMTGGGPTIKLAEAHRRVEVRLRRQQRLAGDDPLEVTALLTESTLRQHIGGRAVMAEQLRHLASRIERHPDNLEVRVIPFEADYYNALGGSGFYLFGFASSRLPDLGWQESVSSTDLIDQPLRVREYTLAYGQAMGSALDRAGSLNLIEQVAKEFE; encoded by the coding sequence ATGGCACCTGTCTCACCGACCATCGCCGCTCTGGAACTGGGCCTCCGCCTGCGGGAACGCCGCGAATCGGCGGGTCTCACCGCCGCGGCCGCCGGTCGGGCGGTGGGCAACACGCAGTCCTACGTCTCCGGCGTCGAGATGGGCAAGCTCAAGATCAACGACACCAAGCTGACCGAGCTCGCGGCGGTGCTCGACTTCACCGACGCCGAGACCGCCGAGCTGCACGCCCTGCGCGAAGCCGCGAAGCAGCCGGGCTGGTGGGCGCCGTACTCGGCCATGTACAACGCGGAGATGCTGCGGTTCTTCGGCTTCGAGCACGGCGCCGAGTCCGTTCGCACCTACAGCACCGGGCTCATCTCCGGGCTGCTCCAGACCGAGGCTTACGCGCTGGCGGTGATGACCGGCGGCGGCCCGACCATCAAGCTCGCCGAGGCGCACCGCCGGGTCGAGGTGCGGCTCAGGCGACAGCAACGGCTGGCCGGCGACGACCCGCTGGAAGTGACCGCCCTGCTCACCGAATCCACGCTGCGCCAACACATCGGCGGTCGCGCCGTGATGGCCGAGCAGCTGCGCCACCTGGCGTCCCGGATCGAGCGGCACCCGGACAACCTCGAAGTCCGGGTCATCCCCTTCGAAGCCGACTACTACAACGCGCTCGGCGGCTCCGGCTTCTACCTCTTCGGCTTCGCCAGCAGTCGGCTCCCCGACCTCGGGTGGCAGGAGAGCGTCTCGTCCACCGATCTGATCGACCAACCGTTGCGTGTACGCGAGTACACTCTGGCATACGGGCAGGCCATGGGTTCCGCGCTCGACCGAGCCGGTTCACTGAACCTGATCGAGCAGGTGGCGAAGGAGTTCGAGTGA
- a CDS encoding WS/DGAT/MGAT family O-acyltransferase, which produces MDRMNAMDAGFFFIEDENVPMHVGSVLVFEGPAPTYGDVVRLFAAKLGTVPRYRQRVRSLPLHLGRPVWVDDEHFQILYHVRHTAVPVPGADDQLRNLAGRLFAQRLDLAKPLWEVWLVEGLEDGRWAIISKVHHCMVDGIAGTDLMRVLLDRRADAELPAPTSWTPDPSPSTLDLVVDGVRDAVLTPVKHLAAVPVPARRLRSASEVVDVGRAVLGSLPDTARRLAVGTPKSLNGRIGPHRRWLWARAGLPEVKQIRKVTGGTVNDIILAAVTRAFRDLLTKRDELVDGLVVRTMVPVSVRSPAEKGLLTNRVSAILVNLPVAEPDPLVRLASVREQMDDLKGSRQAAGADVLTSLGDFAAPALLALGSRTAMRFPQQLLQTVTTNVPGPRIPLYVLGRKLTEIYPYVPIAAKVRISIGIFSYLDRITFGVTADFDGVPDAHVLADGIRAGFDELTAATAG; this is translated from the coding sequence ATGGACCGCATGAACGCGATGGACGCCGGGTTCTTCTTCATCGAGGACGAGAACGTCCCGATGCACGTCGGCTCGGTCCTGGTGTTCGAGGGCCCCGCGCCGACCTACGGCGACGTCGTGCGCCTGTTCGCGGCGAAGCTCGGCACCGTCCCCCGCTACCGGCAGCGCGTGCGGTCCCTGCCGCTGCACCTGGGCCGCCCGGTGTGGGTGGACGACGAGCACTTCCAGATCCTCTACCACGTCCGGCACACCGCGGTCCCGGTGCCGGGTGCCGACGACCAGCTCCGCAACCTGGCCGGCCGGCTGTTCGCGCAACGTCTGGACCTGGCCAAACCGCTCTGGGAGGTGTGGCTGGTCGAGGGCCTGGAGGACGGCCGGTGGGCGATCATCTCCAAGGTCCACCACTGCATGGTCGACGGCATCGCGGGCACCGACCTGATGCGGGTGCTGCTCGACCGGCGGGCCGACGCGGAGCTGCCCGCGCCGACCTCGTGGACCCCGGACCCGAGCCCGTCGACGCTGGACCTGGTGGTCGACGGCGTCCGGGACGCGGTGCTCACCCCGGTCAAGCACCTGGCGGCCGTCCCCGTGCCGGCCCGCCGGCTGCGCAGCGCCTCGGAGGTCGTGGACGTGGGGCGGGCGGTGCTGGGCAGCCTGCCCGACACCGCCCGCCGGCTCGCGGTCGGCACGCCGAAGTCGTTGAACGGCCGGATCGGCCCGCACCGGCGGTGGCTGTGGGCCAGGGCGGGCCTGCCGGAGGTCAAGCAGATCCGCAAGGTCACCGGCGGAACCGTCAACGACATCATCCTGGCGGCCGTGACCAGGGCTTTCCGCGATCTGCTCACCAAGCGCGACGAACTGGTCGACGGCCTGGTGGTGCGCACGATGGTCCCGGTCTCGGTGCGCTCGCCCGCCGAGAAGGGCCTGCTGACCAACCGGGTCAGCGCGATCCTGGTGAACCTCCCGGTGGCCGAGCCGGACCCGCTGGTGCGCCTGGCGAGCGTGCGGGAGCAGATGGACGACCTGAAGGGCAGCCGCCAGGCGGCCGGCGCGGACGTGCTGACCAGCCTGGGCGACTTCGCCGCCCCGGCCCTGCTCGCGCTCGGCTCGCGGACCGCCATGCGCTTCCCGCAGCAACTGCTCCAGACGGTGACGACGAACGTCCCCGGCCCGCGAATCCCGCTGTACGTACTGGGCCGCAAGCTGACCGAGATCTACCCGTACGTGCCGATCGCCGCCAAGGTCCGGATCAGCATCGGGATCTTCTCCTACCTCGACCGGATCACCTTCGGCGTGACCGCGGACTTCGACGGCGTCCCCGACGCCCACGTCCTGGCCGACGGCATCCGCGCTGGCTTCGACGAGCTCACCGCCGCCACCGCGGGCTGA
- a CDS encoding esterase/lipase family protein codes for MSALPDIPPPDPIPLDRPELRVVPESAPGLLWYLTEPTRAVVDLGQFAATRSLLRAAPSGDGHTVLVLPGLGAADGSTGMLRKFLVGLGYDVHGWGLGRNIGPSVGVVHGMRALLRGLAEDRPVSLVGWSLGGIFARELAREHPDLVRQVVTLGSPYAMTDLRQTRVNPVYRLLARFYVAGADLPPPEHTRPPIPVPATSVYSKSDGIVAWRTCVSEPGPRRENVAVASSHLGYGYNSTVWWVVADRLAQAEGEWSPFTPPPGMARMFPAG; via the coding sequence ATGTCGGCACTGCCGGACATCCCGCCACCGGATCCGATCCCGCTGGACCGGCCCGAGCTGCGGGTGGTCCCCGAATCGGCTCCCGGACTGCTCTGGTACCTGACCGAGCCGACCCGCGCCGTGGTGGACCTGGGGCAGTTCGCGGCCACCCGGTCGCTGCTGCGCGCGGCACCCAGCGGCGACGGGCACACCGTGCTGGTCCTGCCGGGTCTCGGGGCCGCTGACGGGTCCACCGGGATGCTGCGCAAGTTCCTGGTCGGCCTCGGCTACGACGTGCACGGGTGGGGCCTGGGGCGCAACATCGGGCCGTCGGTCGGGGTCGTGCACGGGATGCGCGCGCTGCTGCGCGGGCTCGCCGAGGACCGGCCGGTCAGCCTGGTCGGCTGGAGCCTGGGCGGCATCTTCGCCCGCGAACTCGCCCGCGAGCACCCCGACCTGGTCCGCCAGGTCGTCACGCTGGGCAGCCCGTACGCGATGACCGACCTGCGGCAGACCCGGGTCAACCCGGTGTACCGCCTGCTGGCCCGGTTCTACGTGGCGGGCGCGGACCTGCCGCCGCCCGAGCACACCCGGCCGCCGATCCCGGTCCCGGCCACCTCGGTGTACTCGAAGTCCGACGGCATCGTGGCGTGGCGGACCTGCGTCTCGGAGCCGGGACCGCGCCGGGAGAACGTGGCGGTCGCGTCCAGCCACCTCGGGTACGGCTACAACTCGACGGTCTGGTGGGTCGTCGCGGACCGCCTCGCGCAGGCCGAGGGCGAGTGGTCGCCGTTCACCCCGCCGCCCGGCATGGCCCGGATGTTCCCGGCCGGCTGA